In Methanooceanicella nereidis, a single window of DNA contains:
- a CDS encoding ATP-binding protein, giving the protein MKYEDSTYEKLVGILDSYYNQVEELKEACSRLNKLKEECCHLADNFKLLLDSTDEGIYGLDADGLCTMFNRSAAKMTKYEPEEVIGKDIHRLIHHTRIDGTPCPSDKCPIIKAIKDGEGCRVDNAIFWRKDGTFFPVEYSSYPMMEEGNVKGAVVTFNDITIRKEMENELLDSKKLAELYVDLMGHDINNMNQAAIGFLEIAIEKLRSEIGPDDVALLMKACDMMKESSHIIENVRKLQSIEEGGYRNKRIDIGEILSEIVEQYSSIPDRHIKIKYKPEDEYSVMANELARDMFGNIIGNSVKHSKGLLNIDIRVKRVYEKERGYYEVIIEDDGPGIRDDIKARLFQRHTLPKGGLGLYLVRKLAESYDGSVRVEDRIEGDYKKGSRFIILLPALD; this is encoded by the coding sequence ATGAAATACGAAGACTCAACATATGAAAAGCTTGTCGGGATACTTGACAGTTATTATAACCAGGTGGAAGAGCTGAAAGAAGCATGTTCACGGCTTAACAAGTTGAAAGAAGAATGCTGCCATCTTGCGGATAATTTTAAACTATTGCTGGATTCTACTGACGAGGGAATCTACGGGCTGGACGCGGATGGGCTCTGTACAATGTTTAACAGGTCTGCCGCTAAAATGACAAAATACGAGCCTGAGGAAGTGATAGGTAAGGACATTCATAGACTTATACACCATACCCGGATCGATGGTACTCCGTGCCCCAGTGATAAATGCCCGATCATCAAAGCCATAAAGGATGGTGAGGGATGCAGGGTGGATAACGCGATCTTCTGGAGAAAGGACGGGACTTTTTTCCCAGTGGAATATTCATCTTACCCGATGATGGAAGAAGGTAACGTTAAAGGAGCTGTTGTGACATTTAACGATATCACTATCCGCAAGGAGATGGAGAACGAGCTGCTGGATTCCAAAAAGCTGGCAGAGTTATACGTCGATCTCATGGGCCATGACATAAACAATATGAACCAGGCTGCGATTGGATTCCTGGAGATAGCGATTGAAAAGTTGAGATCGGAAATAGGTCCGGATGACGTGGCGCTGCTGATGAAAGCCTGCGATATGATGAAGGAAAGCTCCCACATAATAGAGAATGTCAGAAAGCTTCAGAGCATAGAGGAAGGAGGCTATAGGAACAAACGGATAGATATCGGTGAGATACTATCCGAGATCGTCGAGCAGTATTCCAGTATCCCGGACAGGCATATTAAGATCAAGTATAAGCCGGAGGATGAATATTCCGTCATGGCAAACGAGCTCGCGAGGGACATGTTCGGCAATATCATCGGAAATTCGGTCAAGCATTCGAAAGGCCTCCTTAATATCGACATCCGCGTAAAAAGAGTATATGAGAAAGAAAGAGGATATTACGAGGTCATCATTGAGGATGACGGCCCGGGAATTCGCGATGACATTAAAGCAAGATTATTTCAGCGCCATACGCTTCCGAAAGGAGGGCTCGGGCTTTACCTTGTGAGAAAGCTGGCCGAAAGCTATGACGGAAGTGTCAGGGTAGAGGACAGGATAGAGGGAGATTACAAAAAAGGCAGCAGGTTCATTATCCTCCTGCCGGCCTTAGATTAA
- a CDS encoding dihydrolipoyl dehydrogenase, producing MEKYDVIVIGSGAGFNVAYDAVNEGLNVALLEHGPLGGTCLNTGCIPSKTLIYPADVIRILQDAKSVGVEGNISRVDFDFIMKRMRGIVEKERRSMEEGIRSADNLTWYRKTSEFISDHTLKCGDETVNAPKIVIASGSREGIPPIEGLKETGYIDHVSLLKLDKLPGSLIIIGGGYIGCEYGHFFSALGSDVTLIGRSATLMDDEEPEVSNTVTRVLSRDFKVHTNHEAQKVEAEKDKKVVHAKNRNDDKMYRFEAEEILVATGRRSNSDILKPERTGVETDKKGWIKVNKYLETNKPGIYALGDATGKNMYRHTANYEAEVVSANMLRGERMENDQHAIPHAVFTHPQIGGVGMKESEAAEAGYNILVGKAVYMDAAKGYAMAEQDGFVKLIVEKDTRKILGCSIIGPEAPVMIQQVVYLMNTDSQDLTPLMRAQIIHPTLSEVITKAVGNLEEPESYHEKLRLEERGREARA from the coding sequence ATGGAAAAGTACGATGTCATTGTCATAGGCTCAGGCGCGGGTTTTAACGTAGCCTACGATGCCGTGAACGAAGGATTAAACGTGGCGCTTTTAGAGCATGGGCCTCTCGGCGGGACATGCCTGAACACGGGATGCATACCGTCCAAGACGCTTATTTACCCGGCTGACGTCATCAGGATACTACAGGATGCGAAATCGGTAGGCGTCGAAGGCAATATCAGCAGGGTTGACTTCGATTTCATAATGAAGCGCATGAGGGGGATAGTGGAAAAGGAAAGAAGATCTATGGAAGAAGGCATACGGTCCGCGGACAACCTGACCTGGTACAGGAAGACCTCGGAGTTTATCAGCGACCATACTTTAAAGTGCGGGGATGAGACTGTCAACGCCCCTAAGATAGTGATAGCTTCGGGCAGCAGGGAAGGGATACCACCGATAGAAGGGCTGAAAGAGACCGGTTATATTGATCATGTTTCCCTTCTTAAGCTCGATAAGCTGCCAGGGAGCCTGATAATAATCGGCGGCGGATACATCGGATGCGAGTACGGGCACTTCTTTTCTGCACTGGGATCGGACGTGACACTGATAGGAAGAAGCGCGACGCTCATGGACGATGAGGAGCCGGAAGTGAGCAACACGGTCACAAGGGTACTGTCCAGGGACTTTAAAGTGCACACGAACCATGAGGCGCAGAAGGTAGAGGCTGAAAAAGACAAAAAAGTAGTCCATGCAAAAAACCGAAACGACGATAAAATGTACAGGTTTGAAGCTGAAGAGATACTGGTCGCCACAGGCAGAAGATCGAACTCGGACATACTAAAGCCTGAGAGAACGGGAGTAGAGACAGATAAAAAAGGCTGGATCAAGGTGAACAAGTACCTGGAGACAAATAAGCCCGGGATATATGCTCTTGGAGATGCCACGGGCAAGAACATGTACAGGCATACGGCCAATTATGAGGCGGAAGTAGTGTCCGCGAACATGCTAAGGGGCGAGAGAATGGAGAACGATCAACATGCCATCCCGCATGCGGTGTTCACGCACCCCCAGATAGGGGGTGTCGGGATGAAGGAATCCGAAGCTGCAGAGGCAGGCTATAACATACTGGTCGGTAAAGCCGTTTATATGGATGCCGCAAAAGGGTATGCCATGGCGGAGCAGGACGGGTTCGTGAAGCTGATCGTCGAAAAGGATACGAGGAAGATCCTGGGATGCTCCATAATAGGGCCTGAAGCTCCGGTCATGATACAGCAGGTTGTATACCTGATGAACACAGACAGCCAGGACCTGACGCCTTTAATGAGAGCCCAGATCATCCACCCGACATTAAGCGAGGTCATCACGAAGGCGGTCGGTAATCTGGAAGAGCCTGAGAGCTACCATGAGAAGCTGCGGCTGGAAGAGCGCGGCAGGGAAGCCCGGGCCTGA
- a CDS encoding ATP-binding protein, with amino-acid sequence MNRLTEENKTKEGLIKEIENLREQNSDLRSKYYDLKRSQKFLRLALFSIENSMNMIFWTTPDSRFFYVNDTVCKTLGYTRQELLSMDVFDVDVKFRKEDWPDYWEKIKEQVSTKIESKFRAKNGTIIPVEATVNYIEFEGKEYNCSIVSDISDRKKAEEEIKESKNRAEMYLDLMGHDINNLNQIALGYLEFASDILEKNNRLEKDDKQLIEKPAEALKNSSKLISNVKKIQRIKAGRLQFIPINLCDILSELRDHYARTPDRDITINYVSIPGCTILSNRLITDVFSNIIENSIKHSDPEKPLTVNIEVSVVTEDKKAYYKVVIEDNGPGIPDALKKKIFKRFVADRKKAEGRGLGLFVVKTLVEEFNGKIRVEDRVHGDRSKGSRFIVTLPVMVDIPGTKKANSR; translated from the coding sequence ATGAATCGCCTTACAGAGGAGAATAAGACAAAAGAGGGCTTAATTAAGGAAATAGAAAATCTTCGGGAACAGAACTCGGACCTGAGATCGAAATATTACGACCTGAAGAGAAGCCAGAAGTTCCTCAGGCTCGCCTTATTCTCGATTGAGAATTCAATGAACATGATCTTTTGGACCACTCCTGATAGCCGGTTTTTTTATGTCAACGATACAGTATGCAAGACGCTGGGATATACCCGTCAGGAACTGTTATCCATGGATGTCTTTGACGTGGACGTCAAGTTCAGAAAGGAGGATTGGCCTGATTACTGGGAAAAGATCAAAGAGCAGGTGTCCACAAAGATCGAGTCGAAATTCAGGGCAAAGAACGGGACCATAATACCCGTTGAAGCTACCGTGAATTACATCGAGTTCGAGGGAAAAGAGTATAACTGCTCCATAGTCAGCGATATTAGCGATAGAAAAAAAGCAGAGGAGGAAATAAAAGAATCAAAGAACAGGGCGGAGATGTACCTGGACCTCATGGGGCATGACATCAATAACTTGAATCAGATCGCTCTTGGATACCTGGAATTTGCCAGCGATATATTAGAAAAGAATAACAGGCTTGAAAAAGATGATAAGCAACTCATCGAAAAGCCGGCGGAAGCTCTTAAGAATAGCTCCAAGCTCATTTCAAACGTTAAAAAGATACAGCGTATAAAAGCGGGCAGACTACAATTCATCCCCATAAACCTCTGTGACATATTGTCGGAACTAAGGGACCATTATGCCAGGACCCCGGACAGGGATATCACGATCAATTATGTTTCGATCCCCGGATGTACCATATTATCAAACCGGCTGATAACCGACGTGTTCTCCAATATCATAGAGAACTCCATCAAGCATTCGGACCCGGAAAAACCGCTGACCGTCAATATCGAAGTATCGGTGGTCACGGAGGATAAAAAGGCATATTATAAGGTCGTTATTGAAGATAACGGGCCGGGCATACCCGATGCCTTAAAAAAGAAGATCTTCAAGCGCTTTGTGGCAGACAGGAAAAAGGCGGAAGGAAGAGGGCTCGGGCTGTTCGTTGTAAAGACACTGGTTGAAGAGTTTAATGGAAAGATCCGGGTAGAAGACCGCGTACACGGAGACAGAAGCAAAGGCAGTAGATTCATAGTGACACTGCCGGTAATGGTTGATATCCCCGGCACGAAAAAAGCGAATAGCCGTTGA